In Phlebotomus papatasi isolate M1 chromosome 1, Ppap_2.1, whole genome shotgun sequence, the following proteins share a genomic window:
- the LOC129799166 gene encoding ATP synthase subunit s, mitochondrial translates to MFCTKVVHPALRGNQISGRNLFYWVNIIFNTVDKRRLRKVGPDRLCAEWVLKNGGAVRFCESPNNLLDNYNLLPPEDTSKVTLKEINATNSAIMTIGFAHLEGCSKIDKIIIENCKFVDNRGFHHLAKANESLKHLEIGQCANVSDSGLLELKNLSKLQKLVLKDLPGVKDWPGLEAQLKTHLKDCQLQFKPT, encoded by the exons ATGTTCTGCACAAAAGTAGTTCATCCAGCCCTGCGTGGGAATCAAATCAGTGGAC GAAACCTTTTTTACTGGGTTAACATAATCTTCAATACCGTGGACAAGAGACGCTTGAGGAAGGTTGGACCTGATCGACTCTGTGCTGAATGGGTGCTGAAAAATGGCGGTGCTGTGAGATTCTGTGAAAGCCCAAACAACCTCCTGGACAACTACAATCTCCTGCCTCCTGAAGACACCTCAAAGGTCACCCTGAAAGAGATCAACGCTACGAACAGTGCCATCATGACGATTGGATTTGCTCATTTGGAAGGCTGCTCAAAGATTGACAAAATCATCATTGAGAATTGCAAATTCGTGGACAATCGCGGATTCCATCACCTTGCCAAAGCCAATGAATCCCTGAAGCACCTGGAAATTGGCCAATGTGCCAATGTCAGCGATTCAGGACTGCTCGAACTGAAGAATTTGAGCAAATTGCAGAAGCTAGTGCTGAAAGATCTACCAGGAGTGAAAGATTGGCCAGGATTGGAAGCACAGCTGAAGACTCATCTCAAAGACTGCCAACTTCAATTTAAACCAACTTGA